In Gossypium arboreum isolate Shixiya-1 chromosome 5, ASM2569848v2, whole genome shotgun sequence, a single genomic region encodes these proteins:
- the LOC108477416 gene encoding pentatricopeptide repeat-containing protein At1g71460, chloroplastic, translating into MEIIQFQSHSLPFSLQPSSPNPLFYKTKQFCRIQGSARSPPKPPKKRTKFPRKRRRNPPSLPFFQKAPSSPSLPLHSKNPQAIYKDIQAFARQNKLKEALAILDYVDQQGIPVNPTTFSSLLASCVRLKSLTHGRQIHAHIRTNGLENNEFLRAKLAHMYTSCGSIEDAQRVFDECTSNNAYSWNALLRGSVVSGRKRYLDVLSTFSEMRSLAVNLNEYTFSTVLKSFAGASAFRQGLKAHALLIKYGFINSSMLRTGLIDLYFKCGKIKLAHRVFEEIPERDIVLWGTVIAGFAHNRMQREALNYARWMIGEGIYPNSVILTTILPVIGEVWARKIGQEVHAYVVKTKSYSKQLSIQSGLIHMYCKCGDMESGRQVFYCSGERNAISWTALMSGYISNGRLEQALRSVVWMQQEGFKPDVVTVATVLPVCAQLRALNHGMEIHAYAVKNCFFPNVSIVTSLMIMYSKCGVLDYSLKLFNGLEARNVISWTAMIESFAESGCLPEAIGVFRSMQLSKHRPDSVVMARMLNICGELKAIKLGKEIHGQVLKKDFESIPSVSAEMVKMYGACGLMSNAKLVFDAVRVKGSMTWTAIIEAHGYNDLCEGAISLFHQMISDGFTPNHFTFKVVLSICRKAGLVDEACQIFSVMTRKYKVKVSEEHYCIMIELLNMSGRFEEAERFIQMKSLSS; encoded by the coding sequence ATGGAAATCATCCAATTCCAATCACACTCCCTTCCATTCAGTCTTCAGCCTTCTTCTCCAAATCCTCTGTTTTATAAAACAAAACAATTCTGCAGAATCCAAGGCTCCGCAAGATCCCCACCCAAACCTCCCAAAAAACGAACAAAATTTCCCCGCAAAAGAAGAAGGAACCCGCCTTCATTGCCCTTCTTTCAGAAAGCTCCATCTTCCCCCTCTTTACCTCTCCACTCCAAGAATCCACAGGCCATTTACAAAGATATTCAAGCATTCGCTAGACAAAACAAGCTCAAAGAAGCCCTCGCTATTTTGGACTACGTTGATCAACAAGGCATCCCTGTAAATCCCACCACCTTCTCTTCCCTCCTTGCTTCTTGCGTTCGTTTAAAATCCTTAACCCATGGAAGACAAATCCACGCTCATATTCGGACCAATGGTCTCGAAAACAACGAGTTCCTACGTGCCAAACTTGCCCATATGTACACTTCGTGTGGTTCCATTGAAGATGCCCAAAGGGTGTTCGATGAATGTACTAGCAACAACGCTTATTCCTGGAATGCTTTGCTTAGAGGTAGTGTTGTATCGGGTAGAAAACGGTATTTGGATGTGCTTTCTACGTTTTCTGAAATGAGGTCATTGGCGGTAAATTTGAACGAGTACACTTTCTCTACTGTTCTTAAGAGCTTCGCCGGTGCATCAGCATTTAGACAAGGTTTAAAGGCTCATGCCCTTTTAATTAAATACGGTTTCATTAATAGTTCTATGCTTAGGACTGGTTTGATCGACTTATATTTTAAATGCGGAAAGATTAAGCTCGCTCACCGCGTGTTTGAGGAAATCCCTGAGAGAGATATTGTTCTGTGGGGGACGGTGATTGCTGGTTTTGCACATAATAGGATGCAAAGGGAAGCTTTGAATTATGCTAGATGGATGATAGGTGAAGGCATATATCCCAATTCTGTTATACTCACTACGATACTTCCAGTGATTGGGGAAGTTTGGGCTCGGAAAATAGGCCAGGAGGTCCATGCTTATGTGGTTAAGACGAAGAGTTATTCGAAGCAGTTGTCTATTCAGTCAGGTTTAATTCATATGTACTGCAAGTGTGGTGATATGGAATCGGGCAGGCAAGTTTTCTATTGCTCTGGAGAAAGGAATGCGATTTCTTGGACCGCTTTGATGTCGGGATACATATCGAATGGGAGGCTTGAGCAGGCTTTGAGATCGGTTGTATGGATGCAGCAGGAAGGGTTTAAGCCCGATGTTGTCACGGTTGCCACAGTTCTTCCTGTTTGTGCCCAATTGAGGGCTCTCAATCATGGGATGGAGATTCATGCGTATGCTGTAAAGAATTGTTTCTTTCCCAATGTATCTATTGTTACTTCCCTGATGATTATGTACTCAAAGTGTGGTGTTTTAGATTATTCTTTGAAGTTGTTTAATGGTTTAGAGGCAAGGAATGTAATTTCATGGACGGCCATGATTGAGTCATTTGCAGAGAGTGGATGTTTACCTGAAGCAATCGGTGTGTTTAGGTCAATGCAGTTGTCGAAACACAGGCCGGACTCAGTGGTAATGGCAAGGATGTTGAACATTTGCGGTGAGCTTAAAGCTATAAAGCTTGGGAAGGAGATTCATGGACAAGTCTTGAAGAAAGATTTCGAGTCGATTCCTTCCGTTTCAGCAGAGATGGTTAAGATGTACGGTGCTTGTGGATTAATGAGCAATGCAAAGTTAGTATTTGATGCAGTCCGCGTTAAGGGTTCTATGACATGGACTGCCATTATAGAGGCTCATGGATATAATGATCTTTGTGAAGGGGCAATCAGTCTTTTTCATCAAATGATATCTGATGGTTTCACTCCAAACCATTTCACTTTCAAAGTGGTATTATCGATTTGCAGAAAGGCTGGATTAGTTGATGAGGCTTGCCAAATATTCAGTGTAATGACTCGTAAATATAAAGTCAAGGTATCCGAAGAGCATTATTGTATTATGATCGAGCTTCTTAATATGTCTGGTCGCTTTGAGGAGGCTGAAAGATTCATCCAGATGAAATCTCTATCATCATAA
- the LOC108476531 gene encoding pentatricopeptide repeat-containing protein At1g06270 — protein sequence MAIRPTKLCKSLFNLYPCLSQFVFVHSISSLNAVEETVKAALEAKTYEQLPNILVASDKSRRIQNPFSFLSTLSLTLRTQIIDEILQSFKSIRPRSRPRIVYDLLLSYTLQSSDPIPLSLAVLQCTLRSGCLPAPQIKLLLSEAWLNFRGHSQPVSDSLLEMQDIGFFPDSMTCNYLISSLCAVDQLEEAAKILKGMSGAGCPPDLESFAGLITAMCTFRRTGDAIELVKQMVQKARLTPRQGTVKKVVATLRANREIWKAVELVEFLERKGIPVGFESYELVVEGCLECCEYVLAGKEVVAMTERGFIPYIRVRQKVVEGLVSVNELKLAYLVRERFTELGS from the coding sequence ATGGCCATTAGACCAACAAAGCTCTGCAAATCTCTCTTCAATCTGTATCCATGTCTTTCTCAGTTTGTCTTTGTTCACTCAATCTCTTCACTGAACGCTGTGGAAGAAACTGTGAAAGCAGCTCTCGAAGCCAAAACCTATGAACAACTCCCCAACATTCTTGTTGCCTCAGATAAATCGAGGCGGATTCagaatcctttttcatttctttctaCCTTATCTTTGACGCTTAGAACCCAGATCATTGATGAAATCTTACAATCTTTTAAATCTATTCGGCCTCGCTCCCGCCCCCGGATTGTGTATGATCTTCTTCTTTCCTACACCCTTCAGAGTTCCGACCCAATCCCTCTTTCACTTGCCGTGCTGCAATGCACTCTTCGTTCTGGCTGTCTCCCTGCTCCCCAAATAAAACTCCTCCTATCTGAAGCGTGGCTTAACTTCCGTGGCCATTCACAGCCGGTGTCAGACAGCCTTCTGGAGATGCAAGACATTGGGTTTTTCCCTGACTCCATGACATGTAATTACCTTATATCTTCTCTTTGTGCTGTTGATCAGTTGGAGGAGGCAGCTAAAATCTTGAAGGGTATGAGCGGAGCTGGCTGCCCTCCTGATCTGGAGAGTTTTGCTGGTTTAATTACTGCAATGTGCACATTTAGAAGGACTGGTGATGCAATAGAGTTAGTGAAGCAAATGGTGCAAAAAGCTAGATTGACACCAAGGCAGGGAACAGTGAAAAAAGTTGTGGCAACCTTGCGGGCAAATAGAGAGATATGGAAAGCTGTTGAGTTGGTTGAATTCTTGGAGAGGAAAGGTATCCCTGTTGGCTTTGAGAGCTATGAGCTAGTTGTTGAAGGATGCTTGGAATGTTGTGAATATGTTTTGGCTGGAAAGGAAGTTGTAGCAATGACTGAGAGGGGCTTTATACCATATATTAGGGTCCGGCAAAAGGTTGTTGAGGGCTTAGTTAGTGTCAATGAGTTGAAACTTGCCTATTTAGTAAGGGAAAGATTTACAGAATTGGGGTCTTAG